A genomic region of Phycisphaerae bacterium contains the following coding sequences:
- a CDS encoding leucyl aminopeptidase, with protein sequence MPHGTEFAFTSGGKGPATGDVLLVPLLAKPQPPLELVTRVDRVCDDAVSELLSVRALRDETGYAMHTTCGGTCRGVLVVSLGDAKKVSAHEIRKAASAAARWIMTERLTSATLWIDGLATTGVERATAEWAVGMALAGFRFTGYKQPDEKIPAKVRVQIRSSESGHVHRVHPEVREATIIANAVNYARALAHEPANVINPATLATVARNLVRGTKLKCRVFDAAQLRKLGMRGLLAVGQGAAHPASLIQIEYRGTTGTRAQTVLIGKALTFDTGGYSIKPAAGLEGLKFDKCGGATVLAVMKAAAELKLKCNLVGLIAAAENAISEHAYRPGDILRMMNGKTVEVTNTDAEGRLVLADALTYAQTKLRSTALIDVATLTGGVGVALGTVAAGLMSNDDQLAADLGEAGRRTYERLWRLPIWDEYKELLKSQEADLKNSSGKRDAQAIVGAMFLKQFVKDDVPWAHLDIAAVATDENGKGPSGKGATGFGVRLLLEFLRLRGA encoded by the coding sequence ATGCCCCACGGAACTGAGTTCGCCTTCACCAGCGGCGGCAAAGGCCCCGCGACCGGCGATGTCCTGCTCGTCCCCCTGCTCGCCAAGCCACAACCGCCGCTCGAACTCGTCACCCGCGTCGATCGCGTCTGCGATGACGCCGTCTCCGAGCTGCTCTCCGTCCGCGCCTTGCGCGACGAGACCGGCTATGCCATGCATACGACCTGCGGCGGAACCTGCCGCGGGGTGCTCGTCGTCAGCCTCGGCGACGCCAAGAAGGTCAGCGCCCACGAGATCCGCAAGGCCGCCAGCGCCGCCGCCCGCTGGATCATGACCGAGCGTCTGACCAGCGCCACCCTCTGGATCGACGGCCTGGCTACGACGGGCGTCGAACGCGCCACCGCCGAATGGGCTGTCGGCATGGCCCTCGCCGGCTTCCGCTTCACAGGCTACAAGCAGCCGGATGAGAAGATCCCGGCGAAGGTCCGCGTGCAGATCCGATCCAGTGAGAGCGGGCACGTCCACCGCGTCCATCCCGAAGTGCGCGAAGCCACCATCATCGCCAACGCCGTCAATTATGCCCGCGCGCTCGCCCACGAGCCCGCGAACGTCATCAATCCGGCCACGCTGGCGACCGTCGCCCGCAACCTCGTCCGCGGCACGAAGCTCAAGTGCCGGGTGTTCGACGCCGCCCAGCTCCGCAAGCTCGGCATGCGCGGCCTGCTCGCCGTCGGGCAGGGCGCGGCCCACCCCGCCTCCCTCATTCAGATCGAATATCGCGGCACGACTGGCACCCGCGCCCAGACCGTCCTGATCGGCAAGGCCCTCACGTTCGACACCGGCGGCTACTCCATCAAGCCGGCCGCCGGCCTGGAAGGGCTGAAGTTCGACAAGTGCGGCGGGGCCACCGTGCTGGCCGTGATGAAGGCCGCCGCGGAGTTGAAGCTCAAGTGCAATCTCGTCGGCCTGATCGCCGCCGCCGAGAACGCGATTTCCGAGCACGCGTACCGCCCCGGCGACATCCTGCGCATGATGAACGGCAAGACCGTCGAGGTGACGAACACCGACGCCGAGGGCCGCCTGGTCCTCGCCGACGCCCTCACGTACGCGCAGACGAAGCTGCGTTCGACCGCGCTGATCGACGTGGCCACGCTCACCGGCGGCGTGGGTGTCGCGCTCGGCACGGTCGCCGCCGGCCTGATGAGCAACGACGACCAACTGGCGGCCGATCTCGGCGAAGCGGGCCGCCGGACGTACGAGCGGCTCTGGCGTCTGCCGATCTGGGACGAGTACAAAGAGCTGCTCAAGAGCCAGGAGGCGGACCTGAAGAACTCATCCGGCAAGCGCGACGCGCAGGCGATCGTCGGCGCGATGTTCCTCAAGCAGTTCGTGAAGGACGACGTGCCCTGGGCGCATCTCGACATCGCCGCCGTGGCGACGGACGAGAACGGCAAAGGTCCGAGCGGCAAAGGCGCGACGGGCTTCGGCGTCCGCCTGCTGCTGGAGTTCCTCCGCCTCCGCGGCGCGTAG
- a CDS encoding esterase codes for MRDLHRSLPLTLLIIALAAHVAAETRPVQFVVITPDRAADQPPRIFLSSSADNWNEQGRPLDKIAPGVYSATFNFDAGVTLEYKFTRAGSWSTVEKAANADERPNRALLVDADAAEHTVVDIVARWADRVPPDDRRILAGERPASSEPASRPSTLTGTIRYHHLFHSPQLHNDRTLIVYLPPGYDDHPDQRYPVLYLHDGNNVFDARTSFLGSAWRADETAERLIREQRMPPLIIVGIYNTPERMDEYTPFRDEQRGGGQGDTYLAFIVETVKPYIDQTYRTRPEREHTAIGGSSLGGLISLYAAYRYPDVFKCAAAISPTLPWADGAVLRYIAEHKPAQPPKIWLDMGTEESIGDADNASPFLAACDKAVEAFKAAGLRPDVDFHYEKVSGGRHNEDAWARRFDQVLLFLYGQPQR; via the coding sequence ATGCGCGACCTACACCGCTCACTGCCGCTCACGTTGTTGATCATCGCACTGGCCGCCCACGTCGCCGCCGAGACGCGCCCTGTCCAGTTCGTCGTCATCACCCCCGACCGCGCCGCCGATCAGCCGCCGCGCATTTTCCTTTCCTCCTCCGCCGACAACTGGAACGAGCAGGGCCGCCCGCTCGACAAGATCGCCCCCGGCGTCTACAGCGCCACGTTCAACTTCGATGCCGGCGTGACCCTCGAATACAAGTTCACCCGCGCCGGCTCCTGGTCCACCGTCGAAAAGGCCGCCAACGCCGACGAACGCCCCAACCGCGCGCTCCTCGTCGACGCCGACGCTGCCGAGCACACGGTCGTGGACATCGTCGCCCGCTGGGCCGACCGCGTGCCGCCCGACGACCGCCGCATCCTCGCCGGCGAGCGCCCCGCGTCCTCCGAGCCCGCCAGTCGCCCCAGCACGCTGACCGGCACGATCCGCTACCACCACCTCTTCCATTCGCCGCAGCTCCACAACGACCGCACGCTCATCGTCTATCTCCCGCCCGGCTACGACGACCACCCCGACCAGCGCTACCCCGTCCTCTACCTGCACGACGGCAACAACGTCTTCGACGCCCGAACGTCCTTCCTCGGCAGCGCATGGCGCGCCGACGAAACCGCTGAGCGCCTCATTCGTGAGCAACGCATGCCCCCGCTCATTATCGTCGGCATCTACAACACGCCGGAGCGCATGGACGAGTACACGCCGTTTCGCGACGAACAGCGCGGCGGCGGCCAGGGCGACACCTATCTCGCGTTCATCGTCGAGACGGTCAAGCCGTACATCGACCAGACCTACCGCACGCGCCCTGAGCGCGAGCACACGGCCATCGGCGGCTCATCGCTCGGCGGGCTGATCTCACTGTACGCGGCCTACCGCTATCCCGACGTGTTCAAATGCGCCGCCGCCATCTCGCCGACGCTCCCGTGGGCGGATGGCGCGGTGCTGCGCTACATCGCCGAGCACAAGCCCGCGCAGCCCCCGAAAATCTGGCTCGATATGGGCACGGAAGAATCAATCGGCGACGCGGACAACGCCTCGCCATTCCTGGCCGCCTGCGACAAGGCCGTCGAGGCATTCAAAGCCGCCGGCCTGCGCCCGGATGTCGATTTCCACTACGAAAAAGTCTCGGGCGGCCGCCACAACGAAGACGCCTGGGCCCGCCGCTTCGATCAGGTGCTGCTCTTTCTGTACGGCCAGCCGCAGCGCTGA
- a CDS encoding HAD family hydrolase → MPETLPMPRACVFDLDGTLVDSLRDIADSLNACLDLLGLPTHPVDSYRYMVGEGIPRLCERAIGASHPHLVARLAELARPVYRTRATRFTRPYAGVPELVARCHARNIRLAVLSNKPHDLTLRVVEAFWPNGVFDVIYGYIEEQFRKPSPVYLQRICDELHIPPARTWLIGDTPTDVETARAAGAVPIGVTWGFRTRADLESAGAARIVDHPAELP, encoded by the coding sequence ATGCCGGAAACGCTCCCGATGCCGCGTGCCTGCGTCTTCGACCTCGACGGCACGCTCGTCGATTCGCTGCGTGACATCGCGGATTCGCTCAACGCTTGCCTCGACCTGCTGGGGCTCCCCACGCACCCCGTCGACTCGTATCGGTACATGGTCGGCGAGGGCATCCCCCGCCTGTGCGAACGCGCCATCGGCGCCAGCCATCCGCACCTCGTCGCACGACTCGCCGAGCTGGCTCGCCCGGTTTACCGCACCCGCGCCACGCGGTTCACCCGTCCTTACGCCGGCGTCCCCGAGCTCGTCGCACGCTGCCACGCCCGCAACATTCGCCTCGCCGTACTCTCCAACAAGCCACACGACCTCACCCTGCGTGTGGTCGAGGCCTTCTGGCCCAACGGCGTCTTCGACGTGATTTACGGTTACATCGAGGAACAGTTCCGCAAACCGTCGCCGGTCTACCTCCAGCGCATCTGCGACGAGTTGCACATCCCGCCTGCGCGGACCTGGCTCATCGGCGATACGCCGACCGACGTCGAGACCGCCCGCGCCGCCGGCGCCGTCCCCATCGGTGTCACCTGGGGCTTCCGCACCCGCGCGGACCTCGAATCCGCGGGCGCCGCCCGGATCGTCGACCATCCCGCCGAGTTGCCCTGA